One window of the Takifugu rubripes chromosome 13, fTakRub1.2, whole genome shotgun sequence genome contains the following:
- the LOC101064589 gene encoding zinc finger protein basonuclin-1, with translation MTMAEAICCTLVSCNCDSFKPAKLRRRQCESCKHGWVAHALSKLKVPHLYQSSQVEIVHSSVVFDICSLMLYGTQAIPIRLKILLDRLFSVLKQEEVIQILSALDWTLQDYIRGYVLQDVAGKVLDRWAIMTFEEEIATLQQFLRFGETKSIVELMALQDKEGQAVLVPSTRTNSDIRTFIERNTPRTTTNLSTPKVDKLGSNSMHHFENFINSMAFMLPFQMLGSFPPPFMGTPTGMQQQNHNHQPCLRSFEPQSQRQDTHGQDDLGKDHPISLSHPTESSLLGSHSIIFSADLDRTSDKPMDSLSTNTKIEAEDLSASDNYSDGPSTPCTPLMSSEVAQMSPEEKLRSLERSGSTGGVVSGGGVSSLRKGRVICNACEKTFYDKGTLKIHYNAVHLKIKHKCTIEGCNMVFSSLRSRNRHSANPNPRLHMPMNRNNRDKDIQGSLSADESSQGEKRSNYGTPTPVCSAESHRSAHGSMLSHVDTSPKLHSSSFPSIGHGGILFPNLKTVQPVLPFYRSLVTPAELANTPGTLPSLPVLSSSVPIKPITAQKPYLMDPVPKKKSRKSSMPIKIERDEQMDKDSYSEDEALIQHKDRELESVCSVRAWEQKEAVAGHAGCEKERQSIKNLLETPTRVELAHREQDGEKGEKGVITCLPHSTENRVGENHCESLSLKEPNKPEEKEDREQAILVQAADRKSEISVDDGGSINGDVPSFMDNDKDGADSCLEDYGDPDLSHLDPNSDLQHHCEICKKAFKNPCGVKLHYQNVHLKDMHTCTVEGCNAAFPSRRSRDRHSANLNLHHKLLTKDSFSLGNTFYLSSSKCPDKDSALLDYGPDLQGRGLSGQDSMNQTSVIFKGHNRMGLVFPMNKLSTAPYSPDALSIVQMGEGDDGQGGVDGAVLDLSTSSSVPPCGSSWDSDGGCSEGAEELEEPEEAMLPVPDSEGSCDGMSVGRLGVEDLALRGERTLDCGGGGQDRIQGGGGGSPITCHVCQKVYSNKGTFRAHYKTVHLRLLHKCKVPGCDTSFSSVRSRNRHSQNLNLHRNLAVTSGTAVEQE, from the exons ATGACAATGGCTGAG GCTATCTGCTGCACCTTGGTGAGCTGCAACTGCGACAGCTTCAAGCCCGCGAAGCTGAGGAGGCGACAGTGTGAGAGCTGCAAACATGGCTGGGTGGCGCACG CCCTGAGCAAGCTGAAGGTGCCCCACCTGTACCAGAGCAGCCAGGTGGAGATCGTCCACTCCAGCGTGGTGTTTGACatctgcagcctgatgctgtACGGGACCCAGGCCATTCCCATCCGCCTTAAGATCCTCCTGGACCGACTCTTCTCCGTTCTCAAACAGGAAGAAGTCATTCAGATCTTGAGCGCACTTGACTGGACGCTGCAGGACTACATCCGAGGATACgtgctgcag GATGTTGCTGGGAAGGTCCTGGACAGATGGGCCATCATGACATTTGAGGAGGAGATCGCCACACTCCAGCAGTTCCTACGCTTTGGGGAGACCAAGTCCATAGTAGAGCTGATGGCTCTACAGGACAAGGAAGGCCAGGCAGTCCTGGTTCCAAGCACTCGCACCAACTCAGATATACGCACATTCATTGAGCGGAACACCCCTCGGACCACTACAAACCTTTCTACACCCAAAGTTGATAAGCTAGGCAGCAATAGCATGCACCACTTTGAGAACTTCATCAATAGCATGGCTTTCATGCTGCCATTTCAAATGTTGGGCTCTTTCCCGCCACCCTTTATGGGCACACCAACAgggatgcagcagcagaaccacaaccaTCAGCCATGCCTTAGATCGTTTGAGCCACAGAGTCAGAGGCAAGACACTCATGGACAAGATGACCTAGGGAAGGACCATCCCATTTCTCTGTCACACCCAACAGAGAGCAGTCTACTGGGGTCCCACTCCATTATATTTTCTGCCGATTTAGACAGAACTAGTGACAAACCAATGGATTCGCTGTCCACCAACACAAAGATTGAGGCTGAGGACTTATCAGCCAGTGACAACTATTCAGACGGACCCTCCACACCATGTACACCCCTGATGAGTTCTGAAGTAGCACAAATGTCCCCTGAGGAGAAGCTGCGCTCTCTGGAGAGGAGCGGGAGTACCGGTGGAGTGGTCTCGGGAGGGGGCGTGAGTTCTTTAAGAAAGGGCCGTGTGATCTGTAATGCCTGTGAGAAAACATTTTATGACAAAGGCACACTGAAGATCCATTACAATGCAGTACACCTCaagattaaacacaaatgtaCCATTGAGGGCTGTAACATGGTCTTTAGCTCCTTACGCAGTCGCAATCGGCACAGCGCCAACCCGAATCCCCGGTTACACATGCCCATGAACCGGAACAACAGGGATAAAGACATCCAAGGCAGCTTGTCTGCTGATGAGAGCTCTCAGGGAGAGAAACGGTCCAACTATGGAACCCCCACACCTGTCTGTTCAGCAGAAAGCCATAGGTCAGCGCATGGCTCTATGCTGAGCCACGTGGACACCAGCCCCAAACTCCACAGCAGCTCCTTCCCCAGCATTGGGCACGGTGGCATTCTCTTCCCAAATCTGAAAACAGTGCAGCCGGTCCTACCCTTCTACCGTAGCTTGGTCACCCCAGCAGAGCTGGCAAACACACCGGGAACGCTTCCTTCCCTTCCTGTGTTATCTTCATCCGTGCCCATCAAACCCATCACAGCCCAAAAACCCTACCTGATGGACCCTGTACCAAAGAAGAAGTCTCGGAAGTCAAGCATGCCAATAAAGATAGAAAGAGATGAACAGATGGATAAAGACAGCTACTCTGAGGACGAGGCTTTGATACAGCACAAAGATAGAGAACTGGAGTCGGTGTGTTCCGTCAGAGCCTGGGAGCAGAAGGAGGCGGTAGCAGGTCACGCTGGTTGTGAGAAGGAAAGGCAAAGTATTAAGAATCTATTGGAAACACCGACAAGGGTAGAACTGGCCCATAGGGAACAAGATGGCGAAAAGGGTGAAAAAGGGGTAATCACCTGTTTGCCCCACTCCACCGAAAACAGAGTCGGGGAGAATCACTGTGAAAGCCTCTCGCTCAAGGAGCCCAACAAACCCGAGGAGAAGGAAGACAGGGAGCAAGCCATACTAGTGCAGGCggctgacaggaagtctgaGATCAGCGTGGACGACGGTGGGTCCATTAATGGGGACGTCCCCTCATTCATGGACAATGACAAGGATGGAGCTGACAGCTGTTTAGAGGACTACGGAGACCCGGATTTGTCTCATTTGGACCCCAACAGTGACCTGCAACACCACTGTGAGATCTGCAAAAAGGCATTTAAGAACCCATGCGGCGTGAAGCTACACTACCAGAATGTTCACCTGAAggacatgcacacgtgcacagtggAGGGCTGCAATGCTGCGTTTCCTTCCCGCAGGAGCCGAGACAG ACATAGTGCAAATCTGAATCTGCACCACAAGCTGCTCACCAAAGACTCATTCAGCCTAGGCAACACCTTCTATCTGTCTTCATCCAAATGTCCAGACAAAGACTCTGCTCTCCTGGACTATGGCCCAGACCTCCAGGGTCGAGGTCTCTCCGGTCAAGACTCAATGAACCAGACCTCTGTCATCTTCAAAGGGCATAACCGCATGGGCTTGGTCTTCCCTATGAACAAGCTATCTACTGCCCCCTACAGTCCCGACGCACTGTCTATTGTACAGATGGGGGAAGGTGATGATGGACAGGGAGGGGTGGACGGGGCTGTCCTTGACCTCAGCACTTCTTCCTCCGTGCCTCCATGTGGCTCTTCCTGGGATTCGGACGGAGGATGCAGCGAGGGGGCGGAGGAGTTGGAGGAGCCCGAGGAGGCCATGCTCCCTGTTCCTGACAGTGAAGGAAGCTGTGATGGGATGAGCGTGGGGAGACTTGGGGTCGAGGATTTGGCCCTGAGAGGTGAGAGGACCTTGGACTGCGGTGGGGGAGGGCAAGATCGGATTCAGGGTGGCGGAGGTGGCTCTCCAATAACCTGCCACGTCTGCCAGAAGGTCTACAGCAACAAGGGCACCTTCAGGGCCCATTATAAGACCGTCCACCTCCGGCTGCTCCACAAGTGTAAAGTCCCAGGCTGTGACACGTCCTTCTCCTCTGTGCGGAGTAGAAACCGCCACAGCCAGAACCTAAACCTTCACCGAAACCTCGCCGTGACCTCAGGCACTGCAGTGGAACAGGAGTAG
- the LOC101064362 gene encoding gap junction delta-2 protein-like: MTEWTLLKRLLDAVHQHSTMIGRLWLTVMVIFRLLVVAVATEDVYADEQEMFVCNTLQPGCSTVCYDAFAPISQPRFWVFHIISVSTPSLCFIVYTWHNLSKSPHAALGRRRGVKEGGQVGGGQEGGPPSCSSDSCSVLSHQHLGHSLADILEGGGLVTSRHVPAGSSEGLAVSGGVLSKCYIFHVCLRAALEVGFVLAQWKLFGLQVPVRFVCSSSPCNQPVDCYVSRPTEKTIFLIFMFCVGLFCIFLNLLELNHLGWKKIRQAVQLKEEPSWPGCTGGRQGYEALPPVSPSPKSSLGLKDISSTPLPTLDVVMAHRPEWSCVLNCGKKREFQKVQEIRLEVSKRADPHRGQRPPVKNAETRGSKQSCTEVWI; this comes from the coding sequence ATGACTGAATGGACGCTGCTCAAACGCCTCCTGGACGCCGTCCACCAGCACTCCACCATGATTGGCCGTCTGTGGCTGACCGTTATGGTCATCTTCAGGCTGCTGGTTGTCGCCGTGGCGACCGAGGACGTGTACGCCGACGAGCAGGAGATGTTTGTGTGCAACACCTTGCAGCCGGGATGCTCCACCGTCTGCTACGACGCCTTCGCTCCCATCTCGCAGCCACGCTTCTGGGTGTTCCACATCATCAGCGTCTCCACGCCATCGCTCTGCTTCATCGTCTACACGTGGCACAACCTGTCCAAGTCCCCCCACGCCGCTCTGgggcggcgccgcggcgttAAGGAGGGAGGGCAGGTGGGCGGCGGACAGGAGGGGGGTCCTCCCAGCTGCAGCTCGgacagctgctccgtcctctcccATCAGCACCTGGGCCACAGCCTGGCGGACATCTTAGAGGGCGGAGGCCTGGTGACCTCCCGTCACGTCCCAGCAGGAAGTTCTGAGGGCCTGGCGGTCTCTGGAGGAGTCCTGTCCAAATGTTACATCTTTCACGTGTGTTTACGAGCAGCCCTGGAGGTGGGCTTTGTCCTGGCCCAGTGGAAGCTGTTCGGTTTGCAGGTTCCGGTCCGCTTCGTGTGCAGCTCCTCGCCCTGCAACCAGCCCGTGGACTGCTACGTCTCCAGGCCCACAGAGAAGACCATATTCCTGATTTTCATGTTTTGTGTTGGTCTTTTCTGCATCTTCCTCAATCTGCTGGAACTCAATCACCTGGGCTGGAAGAAGATCCGGCAGgcggtgcagctgaaggaggagccgTCCTGGCCAGGCTGCACAGGTGGACGACAGGGCTATGAAGCCCTTCCTCCAGTCAGTCCTTCACCCAAGTCCTCCTTAGGCCTGAAGGACATCAGCTCCACCCCTCTGCCCACCCTGGATGTGGTGATGGCTCACCGCCCCGAGTGGAGCTGCGTGCTGAACTGTGGCAAGAAGAGAGAGTTCCAGAAGGTCCAGGAGATCCGCTTAGAGGTGTCCAAGAGAGCCGACCcccacagaggtcagaggcCACCTGTGAAGAATGCGGAGACCAGAGGCTccaagcagagctgcaccgaAGTCTGGATTTAA